CCCGCTCAACCGGCGAACCGCATCTCCGGCACGCCGCGCACGCCCAGATCATGGATGGCGAACAGGCTGCCGCGCAAAGGCCCGTCTCCAGGGAAGCGCGGCAGGGGAGGCTTGGCCATCGAGGTCACGAACAGGATGTCGAGGTTCGGACCGCCGAACATGACGCTCGTCACCTTCTTGACCGGCATCTCGATCACGCGGTCCACCGTGCCGTCGGGCCGGTAGCGGACGAGCTTGCCGTCATAGACCAGCGCGTTCCACAGGCAGCCCTCGGCATCGACGGTCGAGCCGTCGGCTGCGCCGCCGCCCGACGTGTCGACCGGCGCGAAGGTCCGGCGGTTCGAGACGTCGCCCGTCGCGGTGTCGTAATCGTAGGCCCAGATCTCGCCCGACCAGGTGTCGTTGAAGTAGAAGGTGCCGCCATCCGGGCTCCAGCACGGGCCGTTCGAGCAGATGATGCCGGAATCGAGCCGGTGCACGGAGAGGTCGGGATCGAGGCGGTAGAGCGCTCCGTTGGCGCCCTCCTCCATCGTGTCCATCGAGCCGGCGACGAAGCGGCCCTGGCGGTCGACCTTGCCGTCGTTGAGCCGGTTCGCCGGCCGGTCGGGCTCGGGATCGTGGATCAGGGTGACCTCGCCGGTCTCGAAGTCGAGGGCGTGGAAGCCGCGCTGGAGCGAGACGATCGCCCCGCCGCCGCGGCGCAAGGCCATCGAGCCGATCTTCTGCGGCACGTCCCAGGCCCGGATCTCGCGCCCGTCCACGGTGCAGCGGAAGACCCGCCCGTCGAAGCTGTCGATCCAGTACAGGCGCTGCTCCTCCACGTCCCAGAGCGGGCCCTCGCCGAGGGTCGTCTTGACGTCCGCCAGGATCTCGATGCGCATGGACTCCTCCCGTGTCGTCTTGTTGGTGAAACCCGCCTCAATCGCGCAGGGCGAGCACGGCCCCGAGCACGACGAGGCCGAAGATGATGTCCCGCACCGCGTGGGGCAGCATGGTGCCGGCGAGCAGCGTCGAGAGCGCGGTGAGCAGCAGCACGCCGCCGAGCATGCCGGGATAGCGGCCCCGCCCGCCGGTGATCAGGCTGCCGCCCACCACCACCGCGGCGATCGAGGGCAGCAGGTACTCGTCGCCCATGCCGAGGCTGGCCTGGCCGCTGAACGAGGCGAGCAGGATGCCGACGAGCGCCGCGCAGAAGCCCGACAGGGCGTAGACCCCGATGAGCGTGCCGCCGACGCCGACGCCGCTGAAGCGGGCGGCGAGCGGGCTGTTGCCGATGGCGTAGACCCGGCGTCCGAACACGGTGCGGCCGAGCAGGATCGCGGCGGCGAGCGCGAAGGCGAGGACGCCCCACACCACCGGCGTGGCGCCGAGGAACTGGCCCGTCATCACCCAGCGCATCCCCGGCGAGGCGAAGCCCGACGGGGTGCCGCCGCTATAGACGAGCGCCGCCCCCTGGAGGATGCCGTTCATGGCGAGCGTCATCACGATCGGCGGCAGGCCGAACAGCACGATGCCGAGCCCGTTGACCGCGCCGAGCGCGGTCCCGAGGCCGAGGCCCAGCGGCACGGCCCACAAGGCCGCCTGGTCCGAGCCGCCGACGAGGCCCGCCACCACGATGCCGGTGAGCGAGATCATCCAGGGCAGGGACAGGTCGAGGCCGCCGGTCAGGATCGCCGTGCCCTGGCCGAGCGCCAGGATCGCCAGGAAGGACGACAGCACGACCAGCGAGTTGAAGAAGCCCGGATTGGTCAGCGCGTTGCCGTTGACGACTTGCGTCGCCACCAGCACCAGGACCAGGCCGACATAGGCGGGAAGCGTGTATTTCAGCGCCTCGCGATTCCGCACCAGCCAGCCGGAGGCGGCGGGCGCGTGGCTGCGGCGCGCCACCGGCGGCAGCACGAGCTTTGGACGGTGCGAGCGGTGGGCGGCGGCAAGCGTACCGTCCCGCCGGGCCTTGAGGGTGAGGAGCCCGAGCCGGAGGTAATCTGCCAGCGCCGAGTGCCGGCCGAGCGAGCCGCCGATGACGGCGAGGATCAGCAGCGTCCCTTCGGCCACCGACGAGTAGAAGGCCGGCACGTCGAGGGCGAGCAGGATGTTGACGGCGATCATCAGCGTGTAGGCGCCGATGATCGAGCCGATCGCGCCGCCGCGCCCGCCCCCCAGCACCGTTCCGCCGAGCGCCACCGCGGCGAAGATCTGGAGCAGCATGGAATTCCCGACCAGCGGATCCGCCGATCCGGTCTGCGCCGACACGAAGGCGCCCGCCGCGCCGTAGAAGGTTCCCGCCAGCACGTAGGCCCGGAAGGTGACGAAGCGGGTGTCGAGGCCCGAGGCGAAGGCCGCGTCCTCGTCGCTGCCAACGGCATAGAGACCGATGCCGAACCGCGTCGCCTTGACGAGGAGCCAGACCAAGGCCGCGCCCGCCACGACGAGCACCGGCGCCGGCAGAATTCCCGGGATCGCGTCGCCGGTGAAGAAGGCGACGAATTCGGGGGCGATGGTGCCGCCCGGCTTGTCGCTGACGAGAAGCGTCACGCCCTGGACGATGAACATCGTCGACAGCGTCACCACGATTGGCTGCATCCGCACATAGGCGACGAAGACGCCGTTGAACGCCCCGACCACGGCGCCGATGCCGAGCGCGATCAGGCCGAACAGGACCTGCGAGCCGATGCTCGGTCCCATTCCGGTCCCGAGCACGACGTTGACCAGCGAGACCACGGCGCCGGCCGAGAGGTCGAACCCGCCGGTGAGCACCACGAAGGTCTGCCCGACCGCCGCCAGCGCCAGCGCCGCCCCGCCGGAAGAGACGAAGCTGAACTGGAAGTAGTTGAACCCCGAGATCGCCACGACGACCCCGAACAGGATCGCGAAGACGGTCAGCGCGATCAGCACGCCGCGGTGGCGCGCCAGGCCCGGCCGCCACGCGCCGGGGCGGGCGCCAGGCCGCCGAGGGGCGGCGGAGGTCGCGGCGAGGCTCGTCATGCGTGCGCTCCGTGGCGCGCGGCGCCCCCGAGGGCCCCGCGCATGATCCGCTCTTCCTCGATCGCCTCGCCCTGCATCTCGTCGACGACAGTCCCGCCATAGAGGACGAGGACCCGGTCGCACAGGTTCACCAGTTCGGTGATCTCGGTCGAGTAGAACAGAACCGCGCCGCCCGCCGCCGCGAAGTCGCGCATCAGGCCGTAGAGCTGGTGCTTGGTGCCGATGTCGATGCCGCGGGTCGGATCGAACATCAGCAGCACGCGGCCGCCGGTGATCAGCCACTTGGCGATGGCGATCTTCTGCTGGTTGCCGCCGCTGAACGCACCCGCCGGGGTGAAGATGGCGCGCGGATGGATATCGACCTGTTCGAGCGCCGCCGCCACGTCCCGGCGCTCGGCCGCCCGGTCGACGAACCCGAAACGGGCATAGCGGTCGATCACCGGCAGCGAGACGTTGAAGCGGCCGTCCCGCTTCAGGAACAGGCCCTCGGTCTTGCGCTCCTCCGGCACCAGGGCGAGGCCGATCTCCGGCCGGATCGCGTCCTGCGGCGAGCGCAGGGTGATCGGTCGGCCATCGACCGACAGGGTGCCTTCGGTGAGCGGGACCAGGCCGAAACAGGCGTGGAAGAGGTCCTGCTGGCCCATGCCCTGGAGACCGGCGATGCCCAGGATCTCGCCCGGCCAGAGCGAGAAGGCGGCTTGGCGCAGCTTGCCGCCGGTGCTCAGGCCCTCCCCGCTCAGGACCGGGACGGCCCC
This sequence is a window from Methylobacterium sp. SyP6R. Protein-coding genes within it:
- a CDS encoding SMP-30/gluconolactonase/LRE family protein; amino-acid sequence: MRIEILADVKTTLGEGPLWDVEEQRLYWIDSFDGRVFRCTVDGREIRAWDVPQKIGSMALRRGGGAIVSLQRGFHALDFETGEVTLIHDPEPDRPANRLNDGKVDRQGRFVAGSMDTMEEGANGALYRLDPDLSVHRLDSGIICSNGPCWSPDGGTFYFNDTWSGEIWAYDYDTATGDVSNRRTFAPVDTSGGGAADGSTVDAEGCLWNALVYDGKLVRYRPDGTVDRVIEMPVKKVTSVMFGGPNLDILFVTSMAKPPLPRFPGDGPLRGSLFAIHDLGVRGVPEMRFAG
- a CDS encoding ABC transporter permease subunit; the encoded protein is MTSLAATSAAPRRPGARPGAWRPGLARHRGVLIALTVFAILFGVVVAISGFNYFQFSFVSSGGAALALAAVGQTFVVLTGGFDLSAGAVVSLVNVVLGTGMGPSIGSQVLFGLIALGIGAVVGAFNGVFVAYVRMQPIVVTLSTMFIVQGVTLLVSDKPGGTIAPEFVAFFTGDAIPGILPAPVLVVAGAALVWLLVKATRFGIGLYAVGSDEDAAFASGLDTRFVTFRAYVLAGTFYGAAGAFVSAQTGSADPLVGNSMLLQIFAAVALGGTVLGGGRGGAIGSIIGAYTLMIAVNILLALDVPAFYSSVAEGTLLILAVIGGSLGRHSALADYLRLGLLTLKARRDGTLAAAHRSHRPKLVLPPVARRSHAPAASGWLVRNREALKYTLPAYVGLVLVLVATQVVNGNALTNPGFFNSLVVLSSFLAILALGQGTAILTGGLDLSLPWMISLTGIVVAGLVGGSDQAALWAVPLGLGLGTALGAVNGLGIVLFGLPPIVMTLAMNGILQGAALVYSGGTPSGFASPGMRWVMTGQFLGATPVVWGVLAFALAAAILLGRTVFGRRVYAIGNSPLAARFSGVGVGGTLIGVYALSGFCAALVGILLASFSGQASLGMGDEYLLPSIAAVVVGGSLITGGRGRYPGMLGGVLLLTALSTLLAGTMLPHAVRDIIFGLVVLGAVLALRD